AGATGGGATACTTTTCGCAGTACTCCAGAAGGATACGGTAGGCGTCGTTCAAATCCTGCATTGTGGCAGAGTCTGTGTTTTCTTCCGTTGCGGTAGCCTTGTCCGGATGGTGCACCTTGGCCAGTTCCCGGAAGGCCTGTTTCAGTTCATTGATCGAACACGAATCGCCAAGGTTCAGGAGTTCCCTGGCTTTGGCGATCTTTTCCCATTTATCGCTTTTCTGCATCGCTGTTCTTCGTTTTCCAGCTCTTTTCCTCGCCTTTGACCAGGCGGCGGATGTTTTCATGGTGCTTAAACCAGATAATGGCCGCGATCAGCCCGGCAGTA
This is a stretch of genomic DNA from Pseudomonadota bacterium. It encodes these proteins:
- a CDS encoding J domain-containing protein — encoded protein: MKTSAAWSKARKRAGKRRTAMQKSDKWEKIAKARELLNLGDSCSINELKQAFRELAKVHHPDKATATEENTDSATMQDLNDAYRILLEYCEKYPISLVRGETSELDDEDWWMNRFGNDPLWGRKKG